One window of Saccharopolyspora phatthalungensis genomic DNA carries:
- a CDS encoding HNH endonuclease family protein, which translates to MTGHRSLRATLTALPLAGILGLALAVPATAEPPGIPDPATAKTELGELTIAPEGSMDGYSRQKFPHWIEGPDHCNTREAVLKRDGTNVQVGPDCYPISGSWFSPYDGATWTRPSDVDIDHVVPLAAAWRSGAAKWTQERRQAFANDLEGPQLIAVTDNVNQAKGDQTPDKWMPPASGYHCRYASMWVGSKHKYQLTITDAEKTALQKALDGC; encoded by the coding sequence ATGACAGGCCACCGATCGTTGCGCGCCACCCTGACCGCCCTGCCCCTCGCGGGAATCCTCGGCCTCGCGCTGGCCGTGCCGGCCACCGCTGAGCCGCCCGGCATCCCCGACCCGGCGACGGCGAAGACCGAGCTCGGCGAGCTGACCATCGCACCGGAGGGTTCGATGGACGGCTACAGCCGGCAGAAATTTCCGCACTGGATCGAAGGACCGGACCACTGCAACACCCGCGAAGCGGTGTTGAAGCGCGACGGAACGAACGTGCAGGTCGGCCCGGACTGCTACCCGATCTCAGGCAGCTGGTTCAGCCCTTACGACGGCGCGACGTGGACCCGGCCGTCCGATGTGGACATCGATCACGTGGTGCCATTGGCCGCCGCGTGGCGTTCCGGCGCGGCGAAGTGGACCCAGGAGAGGCGCCAGGCGTTCGCCAACGACCTGGAGGGCCCGCAGCTGATCGCGGTCACCGACAACGTCAACCAGGCGAAGGGCGACCAGACGCCGGACAAGTGGATGCCGCCGGCGAGCGGGTACCACTGCAGGTATGCGTCAATGTGGGTCGGCTCCAAGCACAAGTACCAGCTGACCATCACCGACGCGGAGAAAACCGCACTGCA
- a CDS encoding adenylosuccinate synthase, with the protein MPAIVLIGAQWGDEGKGKATDLLGEQAQWVVRYQGGNNAGHTVVLPDGQDFALHLIPSGILTPGVTNVIGNGVVVDPGVLLEELAGLEDRDVDTSRLLVSADAHLIMPYHVAIDRVTERYLGKKQIGTTGRGIGPCYQDKIARVGVRVQDLLDEKILRQKVEAALDIKNQILVKVYNRRGMDPEEVVDTVLGQAEQFASRIADTKLLINQALDRGETVLLEGSQGTLLDVDHGTYPFVTSSNPTAGGACAGSGIGPTKINAVIGILKAYTTRVGAGPFPTELTDEAGENLRKQGGEFGVTTGRSRRTGWFDAVIARYATRVNGITDYFLTKLDVLSGLETIPICVAYDVDGERVDEMPMTQTGVHHAVPVYEEMPGWWEDVSGARGFEDLPANARAYIERIEELAGARVSAIGVGPGRDQTIVRHTMA; encoded by the coding sequence ATGCCGGCGATCGTGCTGATCGGCGCCCAGTGGGGCGACGAGGGCAAGGGTAAGGCGACCGACCTGCTCGGCGAGCAGGCGCAGTGGGTCGTTCGTTACCAAGGCGGCAACAACGCGGGTCACACCGTGGTGCTGCCGGACGGGCAGGACTTCGCCCTGCACCTCATCCCGTCGGGAATCCTCACCCCCGGAGTGACCAACGTGATCGGCAACGGTGTCGTCGTCGATCCCGGTGTGCTGCTGGAGGAGCTGGCGGGGCTGGAGGACCGCGACGTGGACACCTCGCGGCTGCTGGTCTCCGCCGACGCGCACCTGATCATGCCGTACCACGTGGCCATCGACCGGGTCACCGAGCGCTACCTGGGCAAGAAGCAGATCGGCACCACCGGCCGCGGCATCGGCCCCTGCTACCAGGACAAGATCGCCCGGGTCGGGGTGCGGGTGCAGGACCTGCTGGACGAGAAGATCCTGCGGCAGAAGGTCGAGGCCGCGCTGGACATCAAGAACCAGATCCTGGTCAAGGTGTACAACCGGCGCGGGATGGACCCGGAAGAAGTGGTGGACACCGTGCTCGGCCAGGCCGAGCAGTTCGCGAGCCGGATCGCCGACACGAAGCTGCTGATCAACCAGGCGCTGGACCGCGGCGAGACGGTGCTGCTGGAGGGCTCGCAGGGCACCCTGCTGGACGTCGACCACGGCACCTACCCGTTCGTGACCTCGTCGAATCCGACCGCGGGCGGCGCGTGCGCCGGGTCCGGCATCGGGCCGACGAAGATCAACGCGGTGATCGGCATCCTGAAGGCGTACACCACCCGCGTCGGGGCCGGTCCGTTCCCGACCGAGCTGACCGACGAGGCGGGCGAGAACCTGCGCAAGCAGGGCGGCGAGTTCGGCGTGACCACCGGGCGGTCGCGGCGCACCGGGTGGTTCGACGCGGTGATCGCGCGCTACGCGACCCGGGTCAACGGCATCACCGACTACTTCCTCACCAAGCTGGACGTGCTGTCCGGGCTGGAGACGATCCCGATCTGCGTGGCCTACGACGTGGACGGCGAGCGGGTCGACGAGATGCCGATGACGCAGACCGGCGTGCACCACGCGGTGCCGGTGTACGAGGAGATGCCGGGCTGGTGGGAGGACGTCAGCGGGGCGCGCGGCTTCGAGGACCTGCCGGCCAACGCGCGGGCCTACATCGAGCGGATCGAGGAGCTCGCCGGGGCTCGGGTCTCGGCGATCGGCGTGGGCCCCGGCCGTGACCAGACCATCGTCCGCCACACCATGGCGTGA